In Malania oleifera isolate guangnan ecotype guangnan chromosome 8, ASM2987363v1, whole genome shotgun sequence, a single window of DNA contains:
- the LOC131162783 gene encoding proline-rich receptor-like protein kinase PERK2, translating into MNQRFDNLDSRIEALYVDLKRRIDCLDAELKQFISTGYFGSLFNAKEEEIRRLKNEVSQIEREHLPNPSPTYIPKAFPYTPSYSFIPQSPPTPSYRQPDYSKHFKSTTEILKRHSLIPSAPITRRSPIPAKPLPPEPVDQKLKSPFVSPDQSPSFLADPIPEIPIEDNSDVSTEIETSSSSPD; encoded by the coding sequence ATGAATCAGCGTTTTGACAACCTTGATTCCAGAATTGAAGCTTTATATGTTGATCTCAAAAGAAGGATTGATTGCCTTGATGCTGAACTCAAACAATTCATTTCTACAGGATACTTTGGATCATTGTTCAatgctaaagaagaagaaatcagaagACTCAAAAATGAAGTATCTCAAATTGAACGAGAACATCTTCCAAATCCTTCACCAACCTACATACCTAAAGCTTTCCCATACACTCCATCATATTCTTTCATTCCACAATCACCACCTACACCATCCTACAGACAGCCAGATTATTCCAAGCATTTCAAATCCACTACTGAAATCCTTAAGAGACATTCTCTTATTCCATCAGCTCCTATTACTCGCAGATCTCCAATTCCAGCAAAGCCTTTACCTCCTGAACCTGTTGATCAAAAGCTCAAAAGCCCATTTGTATCACCTGATCAATCTCCATCTTTCCTTGCTGACCCCATTCCGGAAATACCCATTGAAGAcaacagtgatgtttccactgaaATTGAAACATCGTCCTCCTCCCCTGATTAA